One Triticum dicoccoides isolate Atlit2015 ecotype Zavitan chromosome 5B, WEW_v2.0, whole genome shotgun sequence genomic window carries:
- the LOC119309529 gene encoding histone H4 has product MSGRGKGGKGLGKGGAKRHRKVLRDNIQGITKPAIRRLARRGGVKRISGLIYEETRGVLKIFLENVIRDAVTYTEHARRKTVTAMDVVYALKRQGRTLYGFGG; this is encoded by the coding sequence ATGTCCGGGCGCGGCAAGGGCGGCAAGGGGCTGGGCAAGGGCGGGGCGAAGCGGCACAGGAAGGTGCTGCGGGACAACATCCAGGGGATCACCAAGCCGGCGATCCGGCGGCTGGCGCGGAGGGGCGGCGTGAAGCGCATCTCCGGGCTCATCTATGAGGAGACCCGCGGCGTGCtcaagatcttcctcgagaacgTCATCCGCGACGCCGTCACCTACACCGAGCACGCGCGCCGCAAGACCGTCACCGCCATGGACGTCGTGTACGCGCTCAAGCGCCAGGGCCGCACCCTGTACGGCTTCGGCGGTTAG